A window from Fragaria vesca subsp. vesca linkage group LG5, FraVesHawaii_1.0, whole genome shotgun sequence encodes these proteins:
- the LOC101302560 gene encoding beta-xylosidase/alpha-L-arabinofuranosidase 2-like, which translates to MKQRSHFCSFSSNSPLKATTSMSSSSSCSSVHNRAAPPKALLCFCFALCYILLCLCSVSSVSGQSFACGESGNASSFPFCDKSLAADARVADLVQRLTLQEKITFLVNSAGSVSRLGIPKYEWWSEALHGVSYVGPGTRFSSVVPGATSFPQPILTAASFNNSLFEAIGRVVSTEARAMYNVGLAGLTYWSPNINIFRDPRWGRGQETPGEDPLLTSNYGSGYVRGLQQTDSEDKSRLKVAACCKHYTAYDLDNWKGVDRYTFNAVVTKQDMDDTFQPPFKSCVLDGNVASVMCSYNKVNGTPTCADPDLLSGVIRGEWKLNGYIVTDCDSIDVYYKNQHYTKTPEEAAAKGILAGVDLDCGSFLGKYTEGAVKGGLVTEAAIDKAITNNFGTLMRLGFFDGDPRKQPYGNLGPKDVCTAANQELARETARQGIVLLKNAPGSLPLSPTAIKSLAVIGPNGNVTKTMIGNYEGNPCKYTTPLQGLTAVVPTTFVAGCPDVACGTAKVDDATKLAAAADATVVIVGENQSIETESHDRIDLYLPGQQTLLITEVAKASKGPVILVIMSGGGFDITFAKNNDKITSILWVGYPGEAGGAAIADVIFGFYNPCGRLPMTWYPQAYVDKVPMTNMNMRADPASGYPGRTYRFYTGDTVYAFGDGISYSTFNHRLVRAPNQVSIPLEEDHVCYSSSCQSLDVVEERCQNLAFDIHLGVKNMGKMCGSHTVLLYSSPPSVHNAPKKHLLGFEKVFLSSQGEALVKFNVDVCKHLSVVDELGNRKVALGDHVLHVGDLRQTLSVRI; encoded by the exons ATGAAACAGAGAAGCCATTTTTGTTCCTTCTCTTCAAACTCTCCCCTCAAGGCCACAACTTCAATGTCCTCCTCCTCTTCCTGCTCCTCTGTTCACAACAGAGCAGCACCCCCGAAGGCCTTGCTCTGCTTCTGCTTCGCTCTTTGTTACATACTGTTATGTCTCTGCTCTGTGAGCTCTGTTTCCGGCCAGTCGTTCGCCTGCGGCGAAAGCGGTAATGCCAGCAGCTTCCCGTTCTGCGACAAGTCGTTGGCGGCCGATGCGAGGGTGGCGGACCTGGTGCAGAGGCTGACATTGCAAGAGAAGATTACGTTTCTGGTGAACAGTGCAGGGAGCGTGAGCAGGCTTGGGATACCAAAGTACGAGTGGTGGTCGGAGGCTTTACACGGTGTGTCGTACGTCGGCCCAGGAACTAGGTTTTCTAGTGTCGTCCCCGGAGCGACCAGCTTCCCTCAGCCCATTTTGACCGCCGCGTCGTTCAACAACTCTCTGTTTGAAGCCATTGGAAGG GTGGTGTCAACTGAGGCTAGAGCAATGTACAATGTGGGATTGGCAGGATTGACATACTGGTCTCCAAACATTAACATTTTCCGAGACCCGAGATGGGGAAGAGGCCAGGAGACTCCGGGAGAAGACCCATTGCTTACGAGTAACTACGGATCAGGATATGTTAGAGGTCTTCAACAAACCGATAGCGAAGACAAGAGTAGGCTTAAAGTTGCAGCATGTTGTAAACATTATACAGCCTATGATTTGGACAATTGGAAAGGAGTTGACAGATACACCTTCAATGCAGTG GTAACAAAACAAGATATGGATGATACATTTCAACCACCATTCAAAAGTTGTGTTCTTGATGGGAATGTTGCTAGTGTCATGTGTTCTTACAACAAGGTGAATGGAACACCAACCTGTGCAGATCCCGACCTTCTTTCTGGGGTTATCCGAGGCGAATGGAAGTTGAATGG ATACATTGTTACTGATTGTGATTCAATAGATGTCTACTACAAGAACCAACACTACACCAAGACGCCTGAAGAGGCTGCAGCAAAGGGCATATTGGCAG GAGTGGATCTAGACTGTGGATCATTTCTAGGAAAATACACAGAAGGAGCAGTGAAAGGGGGACTTGTTACTGAGGCAGCTATTGACAAGGCAATCACAAACAATTTTGGCACTTTGATGCGTCTCGGCTTTTTTGATGGAGATCCAAGGAAGCAACCATATGGAAATCTTGGTCCAAAAGATGTGTGCACTGCAGCAAACCAGGAACTGGCACGTGAAACAGCAAGACAAGGGATAGTGTTGCTCAAGAATGCTCCAGGATCACTGCCTCTGTCTCCCACAGCCATCAAATCCTTGGCAGTTATAGGTCCCAATGGCAATGTCACAAAGACCATGATCGGCAACTACGAAG GCAACCCTTGCAAATATACCACTCCTTTGCAAGGCCTAACAGCAGTAGTTCCCACAACATTTGTGGCCGGGTGCCCGGATGTGGCTTGTGGCACTGCCAAGGTTGATGATGCTACCAAGTTAGCAGCAGCAGCAGATGCAACTGTAGTTATAGTGGGTGAAAATCAATCAATTGAGACTGAGAGTCATGATAGAATCGACCTCTATCTTCCAGGACAGCAAACTCTTCTAATAACTGAAGTAGCAAAGGCATCTAAAGGACCTGTAATACTTGTCATAATGTCTGGAGGAGGTTTTGATATCACCTTTGCAAAAAATAATGACAAAATTACAAGCATTCTTTGGGTTGGCTACCCCGGCGAAGCTGGTGGAGCTGCCATTGCTGACGTGATTTTTGGCTTCTATAATCCAT GTGGAAGACTACCTATGACGTGGTATCCACAAGCTTATGTAGACAAGGTCCCTATGACAAACATGAATATGAGAGCAGATCCTGCAAGTGGTTACCCAGGAAGGACTTACCGGTTTTACACTGGTGACACGGTTTATGCATTTGGAGATGGAATAAGCTACTCCACCTTCAATCACCGCCTTGTTCGAGCACCGAACCAAGTTTCCATTCCCTTAGAAGAAGATCATGTGTGCTACTCATCAAGTTGCCAATCACTTGATGTTGTCGAAGAAAGGTGTCAAAATCTAGCCTTTGATATCCATTTGGGGGTGAAAAACATGGGCAAAATGTGTGGAAGTCATACAGTCTTGCTGTATTCGAGTCCTCCATCTGTGCACAATGCACCAAAAAAGCACTTGTTGGGATTTGAAAAGGTTTTCCTTAGCTCTCAGGGAGAAGCATTGGTCAAGTTCAATGTGGATGTTTGCAAGCACTTGAGTGTGGTTGATGAGCTAGGAAATAGGAAAGTTGCTTTGGGAGATCATGTGCTGCATGTAGGAGATTTGAGACAGACATTGAGTGTGAGGATTTGA